In Blautia wexlerae DSM 19850, a single window of DNA contains:
- the rsmH gene encoding 16S rRNA (cytosine(1402)-N(4))-methyltransferase RsmH has protein sequence MEFKHKSVLLEETIEGLDIKPDGIYVDGTLGGAGHAGEVCRKLSAKGRFIGIDQDQDAIIAASERLAPYKQATIIRSNYCYMVQELAARGIYKVDGILLDLGVSSYQLDNEERGFTYRVDAPLDMRMDQRQTQTAGDIVNGYEEKELYRIIRDYGEDKFAKNIAKHIVAARQVKPITTTGELTEIIRESIPMKMQVKSGHPAKRTFQAIRIELNRELDVLRDSLDGMIDILDDGGRLCIITFHSLEDRIVKTIFRKNENPCTCPSDFPVCVCGKKSKGKVITRKPILPGETEMEENPRSKSAKLRIFERVL, from the coding sequence ATGGAATTTAAACACAAATCTGTATTACTGGAAGAGACCATTGAAGGTTTGGATATCAAACCGGACGGAATCTACGTGGATGGTACTTTAGGAGGTGCAGGGCATGCCGGTGAGGTATGCAGGAAACTTTCTGCCAAGGGGAGATTTATTGGCATAGATCAAGACCAGGATGCGATAATTGCTGCGAGTGAGAGGTTAGCCCCCTATAAACAGGCGACGATCATTCGCAGCAATTATTGTTACATGGTACAGGAACTGGCAGCAAGAGGCATCTATAAAGTCGACGGGATTCTCCTTGATCTTGGAGTATCTTCCTATCAGCTTGACAATGAAGAACGCGGTTTTACCTACAGGGTAGATGCACCGCTCGATATGCGCATGGACCAGCGCCAGACGCAGACAGCCGGCGATATTGTCAATGGCTATGAAGAAAAAGAATTATACCGTATTATTCGTGATTACGGTGAAGATAAATTTGCAAAAAATATTGCAAAACATATTGTTGCCGCCAGACAGGTGAAACCGATCACAACCACCGGAGAACTGACAGAGATCATCAGAGAATCCATTCCCATGAAGATGCAGGTGAAGTCAGGACATCCGGCCAAGAGAACTTTTCAGGCAATCCGTATTGAGCTTAACAGAGAGCTCGATGTGCTGCGGGATTCTCTGGATGGAATGATCGATATCCTTGATGATGGCGGAAGACTTTGCATTATCACTTTTCATTCTCTGGAGGACAGAATTGTAAAGACGATTTTCAGAAAAAATGAGAATCCGTGTACCTGCCCTTCAGATTTTCCTGTATGCGTATGCGGGAAGAAATCCAAAGGAAAAGTGATCACAAGAAAGCCGATTCTTCCGGGGGAGACAGAGATGGAAGAGAATCCGCGTTCCAAAAGTGCAAAGCTTCGGATTTTTGAGAGAGTATTATAA